A stretch of Ectothiorhodospiraceae bacterium BW-2 DNA encodes these proteins:
- a CDS encoding type II toxin-antitoxin system HicA family toxin, producing MGNLPVLKPQEVIAILLKMDFVEVRQRGSHKQFRHADGRTTTVPMHKGRDISPLLLRKIAADIGLTMAVFIGSK from the coding sequence ATGGGAAATTTACCCGTATTAAAACCACAAGAGGTGATTGCTATTTTGCTAAAAATGGATTTTGTGGAGGTGAGGCAACGAGGTTCTCACAAACAGTTTCGCCATGCCGATGGTAGAACAACTACTGTTCCCATGCATAAAGGTCGGGACATTTCGCCGCTCCTGTTACGGAAAATTGCTGCGGACATAGGTCTGACCATGGCTGTTTTCATAGGTTCTAAATAA
- a CDS encoding flippase — protein MKRCSFFILRYGQHHPNAIKIIDNLAWLFVDKVLRMGVGLLVGVWLARYLGPEQFGLLNYALALLALFSTVAAVGLNPIVVRESVHQPDAAPVILGSALLLRLIAGSIAIMAMNLTLYALRPDDPLAQISVLILSMTLLFRASEVVRYWFESQVQLRYWVWVENSLFLLMSGVKVVLILHAAPFIAFIWVILIEAGLLAIGVGWIYWCRTQTIAWRVRYARLKQLLHDSWLFMFSAMAMVLYTRIDQIMLGEMVGNDAVGLYSAATRISEAWYFIPVIIVTSLFPAILKAKQRSESAYYQRLQQLMDLVIWLSVAVAIAVTLLSDRLITGLFGEAYQAAAGVLVIHIWASLLMSLGLVGAKWFVAENHALFNFQRTAVGVALNVLLNWLLIPKYGIDGAAIATLITHLWVNLLYDGLQKMTRPLFWLKLGGLNPLAVIRRLVTLALWLR, from the coding sequence ATGAAACGGTGCTCCTTTTTTATCTTGCGTTACGGTCAACACCACCCCAACGCCATAAAAATTATCGATAACCTCGCCTGGCTCTTTGTTGATAAAGTGCTACGCATGGGTGTCGGTCTGCTGGTCGGCGTATGGCTGGCGCGCTATTTAGGCCCGGAGCAGTTTGGCCTGCTGAACTATGCGCTGGCACTACTGGCGCTCTTTAGCACTGTCGCTGCGGTGGGGCTTAATCCCATCGTAGTGCGTGAAAGTGTACATCAACCTGATGCGGCACCGGTTATTCTCGGATCTGCGCTGCTGTTACGCCTTATCGCCGGCAGTATCGCGATTATGGCGATGAATCTGACGCTGTATGCACTACGCCCCGATGACCCTTTAGCACAAATAAGTGTGCTGATTCTGAGTATGACACTGCTGTTCAGAGCCAGCGAGGTGGTACGCTACTGGTTTGAATCACAAGTACAGCTTCGTTATTGGGTTTGGGTCGAAAACAGCCTCTTTCTGCTAATGTCAGGCGTAAAAGTCGTGCTTATTCTGCATGCGGCGCCATTTATCGCCTTTATTTGGGTTATTCTGATCGAGGCAGGTCTGTTAGCCATCGGGGTAGGGTGGATCTACTGGTGCCGGACGCAGACTATCGCTTGGCGCGTTCGCTATGCCCGACTAAAGCAGCTACTGCACGACTCATGGCTGTTTATGTTTTCAGCCATGGCAATGGTGCTCTACACGCGGATTGATCAAATTATGCTCGGTGAGATGGTCGGTAACGATGCCGTAGGGCTCTATAGTGCCGCCACCCGTATCAGCGAGGCGTGGTACTTTATTCCGGTGATTATCGTCACCTCACTCTTTCCCGCTATCTTAAAGGCCAAACAGCGGAGTGAGTCGGCCTATTACCAGCGATTACAGCAGTTAATGGATCTGGTTATCTGGCTCTCGGTTGCGGTGGCGATAGCGGTGACACTGCTGTCGGACAGGCTGATAACGGGGCTGTTTGGTGAAGCGTATCAGGCCGCTGCCGGAGTCTTAGTGATCCACATCTGGGCATCGCTGTTAATGTCGTTAGGACTGGTTGGAGCGAAATGGTTTGTCGCCGAAAACCACGCGCTGTTCAATTTTCAGCGTACTGCTGTAGGGGTGGCGCTTAATGTGCTGCTAAACTGGCTGCTCATTCCTAAATACGGTATCGATGGTGCCGCTATAGCGACGCTCATCACCCATCTTTGGGTTAATTTGCTCTATGATGGGTTACAAAAAATGACTCGGCCGCTGTTTTGGCTCAAACTAGGTGGGTTAAATCCCCTTGCCGTGATAAGGCGTTTAGTGACCCTTGCGCTTTGGCTACGCTAA
- a CDS encoding pantothenate metabolism flavoprotein has protein sequence MSTLTVRNLDDAIKLGLRMRAAQHGWSMEQEVRYILQTVVSGTPPEAPATSFAERVNQRFKGLGANDLPIPHRQAPRPEPDAS, from the coding sequence ATGAGTACCCTAACCGTTCGTAACCTGGACGATGCCATAAAATTGGGCTTGCGCATGCGTGCCGCACAGCATGGTTGGTCTATGGAACAGGAGGTGCGCTACATCCTGCAAACCGTGGTGTCTGGTACTCCCCCTGAAGCTCCGGCGACAAGTTTCGCTGAACGGGTGAATCAGCGGTTCAAGGGGTTGGGTGCTAATGATCTGCCTATTCCTCACAGGCAAGCGCCCCGCCCTGAGCCCGATGCCTCATGA
- a CDS encoding transposase: MNTSPARPMPKTRSKDDSGRGASKVVTLRHHSVKSPEKFVSIATLESGQQIVLYQTDIGHAGELIDEILRLRHSGLPKPTIMCDALSHNLPTVLDETQRHDTFCNSHCRRGFVDVAELHPDNGPWVLALYDPVWHHDAHCKEEKYTPAERLAYHQQHSLPLMAQLKQWGEAQIESGDVEENSPLGKAIRYLLNHYDKLTGFCRIEGAQIDNNQMERMLKLVIRGRRNSLFFRTLGGAGVADVILSLVATCYLAGVNPFDYLVALQRYAHQVNRHPQLWFPWNYQQTLASLSVPLKAAA; this comes from the coding sequence ATGAATACATCGCCCGCGAGGCCAATGCCGAAGACAAGGTCAAAGGACGATTCTGGGAGGGGCGCTTCAAAAGTCGTAACCTTACGCCACCATAGCGTAAAAAGCCCCGAAAAATTTGTTTCAATCGCGACACTGGAGAGTGGCCAACAAATCGTGCTCTACCAGACCGATATCGGCCATGCCGGAGAGTTGATCGATGAGATTCTGCGTCTGCGCCATTCCGGGTTACCCAAACCCACTATCATGTGCGATGCGCTCAGTCACAATCTGCCTACGGTGCTGGATGAAACACAGCGACACGATACATTCTGCAACAGCCACTGTAGGCGGGGGTTTGTGGATGTGGCAGAGCTGCATCCGGATAACGGCCCATGGGTGTTAGCGCTCTACGACCCGGTGTGGCACCACGATGCTCACTGCAAGGAGGAGAAGTACACCCCGGCAGAGCGGCTGGCTTACCATCAGCAGCACTCACTGCCGCTGATGGCGCAGCTCAAACAGTGGGGCGAGGCGCAGATTGAGAGTGGCGATGTCGAGGAAAACAGTCCGCTGGGCAAAGCGATCCGCTATCTGCTCAACCACTACGACAAATTGACCGGATTTTGCCGCATTGAGGGGGCGCAAATCGATAATAACCAGATGGAGCGCATGCTCAAGCTGGTGATTCGGGGACGGCGTAACAGTCTCTTCTTCAGAACGCTCGGCGGAGCCGGTGTCGCCGATGTCATTCTCTCTCTGGTCGCTACTTGCTATTTGGCCGGGGTCAATCCGTTTGATTACCTGGTGGCGTTGCAGCGTTATGCCCATCAGGTTAATCGCCACCCACAGTTGTGGTTCCCTTGGAACTATCAGCAGACACTGGCATCGTTGTCAGTTCCCCTGAAGGCTGCGGCTTAA
- a CDS encoding NAD-dependent epimerase/dehydratase family protein → MKVLVTGAAGFIGSALTLRLLERGDTVVGIDNHNDYYDPKLKQDRLARQIDHINYTHIRGDIADRQTMETLFTEQKPQRVVNLAAQAGVRYSLENPLAYIDSNLVGFGHILEGCRHRPATAYPDWQSDNPDSGTSYAPWRIYNIGSNNPESLNTYIETLENFLGKTAQKELLPLQPGDVPDTYADVDDLIRDIGYKPDTPLEQGM, encoded by the coding sequence ATGAAAGTATTAGTGACGGGTGCGGCAGGTTTTATTGGTTCTGCGCTGACTTTACGGTTATTAGAGCGCGGTGATACGGTCGTTGGTATTGATAATCATAACGACTATTACGATCCAAAACTTAAACAAGATCGCCTGGCTCGGCAAATTGATCATATTAACTACACGCACATTCGTGGTGATATTGCTGATCGGCAAACTATGGAAACTCTGTTTACAGAACAGAAACCACAGCGCGTCGTCAATCTGGCAGCCCAGGCAGGGGTGCGCTACTCACTTGAAAATCCGTTGGCTTATATCGACAGTAATTTGGTCGGTTTTGGTCATATCCTTGAGGGGTGTCGTCATAGACCAGCAACAGCCTATCCGGACTGGCAGAGTGATAATCCCGATTCCGGCACCAGCTATGCTCCATGGCGAATCTATAATATTGGCAGTAATAACCCGGAATCTCTAAATACCTACATTGAAACGCTGGAGAATTTTTTGGGTAAAACAGCACAAAAAGAGCTGTTGCCACTGCAACCTGGCGATGTACCCGATACCTATGCCGATGTCGACGATCTGATTCGGGATATTGGTTACAAACCTGATACACCTTTAGAGCAGGGTATGTAG
- a CDS encoding type II toxin-antitoxin system HicB family antitoxin, whose amino-acid sequence MRQFAAVIEHCTETNLYIGYVPGFDGAHSQAETLDELHSNLQEVIEMLLEEGEPKLSTDLIGIQNIAIA is encoded by the coding sequence ATGCGACAATTTGCAGCTGTTATTGAACATTGCACAGAAACTAATTTATATATCGGTTATGTGCCAGGATTTGATGGCGCTCATTCGCAAGCAGAGACATTGGATGAGTTACACTCTAATTTACAGGAAGTGATCGAGATGCTTCTTGAAGAGGGAGAGCCAAAATTGTCAACTGATTTAATTGGCATACAGAATATTGCCATTGCATAG
- a CDS encoding sulfotransferase, protein MSPPVIIVGMHRSGTSVLTQLLAQQGIFWGVNQDHHFEPRFFQQLNDALLSQTGGRWDWPEQASQLWCEPQLKAQAVTYLNQLWHALAAWRYWGVGYGLSGRRPRYWGWKDPRTTLLLPLWLQLFPDAKIIHLQRHGVDVAHSLLRRNQQVTGQLRAASYRSVWRRTVRRLRWWLPQPCQNRFTESYRCLTLEGGLSLWSHYMAQAEQFEPLVPAEQWLNLRFESLCEQPVNELQRCFEFIGIEVSRLKLQQLATQLRPELAGQYRRHSHLQQFAEQQQIALQRFNY, encoded by the coding sequence ATGAGCCCCCCGGTTATTATTGTCGGCATGCACCGCTCCGGTACCTCGGTATTAACGCAACTACTGGCGCAGCAGGGGATTTTTTGGGGAGTCAATCAGGATCACCATTTTGAGCCCCGGTTTTTTCAGCAACTCAATGATGCACTATTAAGCCAAACCGGTGGCCGCTGGGACTGGCCGGAGCAGGCCAGCCAGCTCTGGTGTGAACCTCAGTTGAAGGCACAGGCAGTCACTTACCTAAATCAGCTGTGGCACGCTCTGGCCGCGTGGCGATATTGGGGGGTAGGGTATGGCCTTAGCGGTCGGCGTCCCCGCTATTGGGGTTGGAAAGATCCACGCACAACCCTGTTGCTACCGCTGTGGTTACAACTCTTTCCTGATGCTAAGATTATTCACCTGCAGCGTCATGGGGTCGATGTAGCCCATAGCTTGCTAAGACGAAATCAACAGGTGACCGGGCAGTTGCGGGCAGCTTCATATCGTTCTGTCTGGCGGAGAACGGTTCGCCGCTTGCGCTGGTGGTTGCCGCAGCCGTGTCAGAATCGTTTTACCGAATCCTACCGCTGTCTGACTCTGGAGGGAGGTCTATCACTCTGGTCGCACTATATGGCACAGGCAGAGCAGTTTGAGCCGTTAGTTCCTGCTGAACAGTGGCTTAATCTTCGGTTTGAGTCGTTATGTGAGCAACCGGTGAATGAGCTACAACGCTGTTTTGAGTTTATCGGTATTGAAGTCTCCCGTTTAAAGTTACAACAATTAGCAACACAACTTCGGCCGGAATTAGCTGGCCAATATCGTCGGCACTCCCATTTACAGCAGTTCGCTGAGCAGCAACAGATAGCGTTGCAGCGGTTTAATTACTAA
- a CDS encoding methyltransferase domain-containing protein translates to MNCRHCHTPLQHTFIDLGFAPPSNAYLTQSDLSKPEKYYPLKVMVCNHCWLVQTEDYTQADELFNAEYAYFSSTSTGWLKHAKAYAEKMTTLLQLNQQSLVIEVASNDGYLLKNFVENSIPCLGIEPTDSTADAAEKLGIPVLRHFFGEKLAKQLANEGKQADLIAGNNVYAHVPDINDFTKGLKAGLKPTGTITLEFPHLMQLIAHNQFDTIYHEHFSYLSLQTVSQIFQSVGLRIWDVEQLSTHGGSLRIYGCHDEDKRATTAAVNELLAQEIQSSLQQVTTYTQFQQNADRVKNDLLQFLIEQKGAGKTVAAYGAAAKGNTLLNYGGVKPDRLPFVCDAAQAKQGKYMPGSHIPILAPEAIQQAKPDFILILPWNIAPEVQKQLTYIREWGGRFVVAVPMIQQN, encoded by the coding sequence ATGAACTGCCGCCACTGCCACACACCCCTACAACATACATTTATCGATCTGGGCTTTGCGCCGCCCTCTAATGCCTATCTGACCCAATCCGATTTATCAAAACCCGAAAAATATTATCCGCTAAAAGTGATGGTGTGCAATCACTGCTGGCTAGTCCAAACCGAAGACTATACCCAAGCCGATGAACTGTTTAATGCCGAGTATGCGTACTTCTCCAGTACATCAACCGGCTGGTTGAAGCATGCTAAAGCGTATGCCGAAAAGATGACAACGCTACTCCAACTCAATCAGCAGAGTCTGGTGATTGAAGTGGCTTCGAATGACGGTTATTTACTGAAAAATTTCGTTGAAAACAGCATACCCTGTCTCGGCATCGAACCGACAGATAGCACTGCCGATGCGGCTGAAAAGCTGGGTATACCGGTATTACGGCACTTTTTTGGTGAAAAATTAGCCAAGCAGTTAGCCAACGAAGGTAAACAGGCTGATCTCATCGCCGGTAATAATGTCTATGCCCATGTGCCGGACATTAATGACTTTACCAAGGGACTTAAAGCCGGATTAAAACCAACGGGCACGATTACACTGGAATTTCCGCATTTGATGCAACTGATTGCTCATAACCAGTTCGATACCATCTATCATGAGCACTTCTCCTACTTATCGTTACAAACCGTCAGTCAGATTTTTCAGAGTGTTGGATTACGCATTTGGGATGTCGAACAGTTATCAACCCACGGTGGCAGCCTGAGAATCTATGGTTGCCACGATGAAGATAAGCGTGCAACGACAGCTGCGGTAAACGAACTGTTAGCACAAGAGATCCAAAGTAGCTTACAGCAAGTCACTACCTATACCCAATTTCAACAGAACGCAGATCGGGTAAAAAATGATCTACTACAGTTTCTAATTGAACAGAAAGGGGCGGGTAAAACGGTTGCGGCTTATGGAGCTGCGGCAAAAGGCAATACCCTATTAAACTATGGTGGTGTAAAGCCCGATCGACTCCCGTTTGTCTGCGATGCAGCCCAAGCTAAACAGGGTAAATATATGCCAGGAAGCCACATACCCATTTTAGCGCCAGAGGCGATTCAGCAAGCAAAGCCCGATTTTATTCTGATTTTGCCGTGGAACATTGCTCCGGAAGTACAAAAGCAGCTAACCTATATTCGTGAATGGGGTGGAAGGTTTGTAGTAGCCGTGCCAATGATACAGCAAAATTAA
- a CDS encoding MarR family EPS-associated transcriptional regulator, translating to MNRSVADTPPLSRQARLQADTYFRVMHLLEQQPDLTQRELAQHLDVSVGALNYCLKALKEKGWVKMQNFAHSKNKFGYIYVLTPAGLVHKSSLAKAFLKRKIAEYEALRVEIEALKSDIEWCDNH from the coding sequence ATGAATCGTAGCGTAGCAGATACTCCTCCCCTTTCCCGTCAGGCACGGTTACAGGCTGATACCTATTTTCGAGTAATGCATCTGTTAGAGCAGCAGCCTGATCTGACGCAGAGAGAGTTAGCTCAGCATCTTGATGTCAGTGTCGGAGCGCTTAATTATTGCCTGAAAGCATTGAAAGAGAAGGGTTGGGTAAAGATGCAAAATTTTGCTCACTCTAAAAACAAGTTTGGCTATATCTATGTCCTGACACCAGCCGGTTTAGTCCATAAATCATCATTAGCTAAAGCCTTTTTAAAGCGAAAAATTGCTGAATATGAAGCCTTAAGAGTAGAGATAGAGGCCTTAAAATCAGATATTGAATGGTGTGATAATCATTAA
- a CDS encoding UPF0175 family protein — protein sequence MKYVAEIDCPPEILLGLHVDVSQFAEMIRFKAAIALFKEGQLSSGMAARWCKISRVQFLMRAMDSGGAELLENSEDDFLREIGLL from the coding sequence ATGAAATATGTTGCTGAAATCGATTGCCCACCAGAAATTTTACTGGGACTTCATGTCGATGTCAGTCAGTTTGCTGAAATGATCCGTTTTAAAGCGGCGATAGCACTGTTCAAAGAGGGACAGCTCTCTTCCGGTATGGCGGCGCGCTGGTGCAAAATATCGAGAGTTCAGTTCTTAATGAGGGCGATGGATAGTGGTGGAGCAGAGTTACTGGAAAATAGTGAAGACGATTTTTTGCGGGAGATTGGATTGCTTTAA
- a CDS encoding glycosyltransferase family 2 protein: MTNFSMPDAAVVISTYNGAAWLAAQLDSILSQSYRLNIVVRDDGSSDRTLNTIQNYQQNYPQQIRLLKEQQQRLGPMRSYSYLLEQCDAPYLFLADQDDVWHPSKAVLLLAQMHQLEQQWGQNMPLLVFSDARVIDEQGRVMAASYWQHIGIWPGKTSLSLAYLLQLNFIPGCTMLINRALAKLALPVPATAMMHDWWLLLVAAAFGQIGVVEQPLIDYRQHGANTVGITDRVKIHSRSDWQLFRRRRRQLLEESAVQAAAFLTRYRQQLSAAQNSMLYHYSRLPSYAYPRRLYTLLRYRLLKERWIKSLRHLLLI; this comes from the coding sequence ATGACGAACTTTTCCATGCCAGATGCAGCAGTTGTAATCTCAACCTATAACGGTGCAGCCTGGCTGGCTGCGCAGCTCGATTCGATTCTATCCCAGTCGTATCGACTCAACATTGTAGTGCGGGATGATGGCTCCTCAGATCGTACTCTTAACACTATCCAAAATTATCAGCAAAACTATCCGCAACAGATACGATTACTGAAAGAGCAACAACAGCGGCTCGGGCCGATGCGCTCGTATAGCTATCTGCTGGAACAGTGCGATGCGCCGTATCTCTTTTTAGCCGATCAAGACGATGTTTGGCACCCCAGTAAAGCCGTCTTACTGTTGGCTCAAATGCACCAATTAGAGCAGCAGTGGGGACAGAATATGCCGCTACTGGTTTTTTCTGATGCGCGAGTGATTGATGAGCAGGGGCGCGTGATGGCTGCCTCCTATTGGCAACATATTGGAATCTGGCCGGGTAAAACGAGTTTAAGTCTGGCCTATCTGCTTCAGCTTAACTTTATCCCCGGCTGTACCATGCTAATTAACCGTGCATTGGCTAAACTTGCTCTGCCGGTTCCGGCTACCGCGATGATGCACGACTGGTGGTTACTCTTAGTGGCGGCGGCATTCGGCCAGATAGGTGTCGTGGAACAACCCCTTATCGACTATCGCCAACATGGCGCTAATACGGTCGGGATTACAGATCGGGTTAAAATTCATAGCCGCTCAGACTGGCAGCTGTTTCGCCGCCGTCGTCGTCAGCTATTAGAGGAGAGTGCGGTACAGGCCGCTGCGTTTCTCACACGCTATCGGCAGCAACTTTCAGCTGCACAAAATAGTATGCTCTATCACTACAGCCGGTTACCTAGCTACGCTTATCCGCGCCGGCTCTATACCCTGTTACGCTATAGATTGTTAAAAGAGCGCTGGATTAAGAGCCTGCGCCATCTGCTACTGATTTAG
- the rfbG gene encoding CDP-glucose 4,6-dehydratase, translating to MSLEPETAPNHCSLLDLNITADYRLDIRNYDRLAKAVSAAQPDIVFHLAAQPLVRRSYRQPLETWSTNVMGTANVLEACRHTPSVQAIVTITTDKCYANQEWSWGYREIDQLGGHDPYSASKAGAELVAASYRSAYFNQSGQPLLATARAGNVIGGGDWSEDRLIPDLIRAIASKQILEIRSPQATRPWQHVLESLSGYLLLGQQLLEGKAGYTEAWNFGPEPDGNRKVIEILTHMQQHWSAVEWQTAEQPQPHEANLLYLDSAKARTKLNWQPVWTLEQALEKTVAWYRNWMEEDYILSKQQLNDYIRQANQNRAVWITA from the coding sequence ATCTCGCTGGAGCCTGAAACCGCCCCTAACCACTGCTCACTACTGGACTTAAATATAACTGCTGATTATCGCCTCGATATTCGCAACTACGACAGGTTAGCCAAAGCGGTCTCAGCGGCACAACCCGATATTGTGTTTCATCTGGCAGCGCAGCCACTGGTGCGGAGATCATATCGCCAACCACTGGAGACCTGGTCCACCAATGTCATGGGAACGGCAAATGTTTTAGAGGCGTGTCGCCATACGCCATCAGTGCAGGCAATCGTTACGATAACCACCGATAAGTGTTATGCCAATCAGGAGTGGTCATGGGGTTATCGCGAAATTGACCAATTAGGCGGGCATGACCCCTATAGCGCATCCAAAGCCGGTGCCGAATTAGTAGCTGCAAGTTACCGTTCCGCCTATTTTAACCAATCGGGTCAGCCCCTATTGGCCACAGCCCGTGCGGGTAATGTCATTGGCGGTGGCGACTGGTCAGAAGATCGACTGATACCCGATCTGATTCGTGCCATTGCATCAAAACAGATACTGGAAATTCGCTCACCCCAAGCGACTCGCCCTTGGCAACATGTACTTGAGTCGTTAAGTGGTTATCTATTGTTGGGGCAGCAACTTTTAGAGGGCAAAGCCGGTTATACTGAAGCATGGAACTTTGGTCCTGAACCGGATGGTAATCGCAAAGTCATTGAAATATTAACCCATATGCAGCAGCATTGGTCAGCAGTAGAGTGGCAAACGGCAGAGCAACCCCAACCGCACGAGGCGAACCTACTCTATCTTGATAGTGCCAAAGCGCGAACTAAACTGAACTGGCAACCGGTCTGGACATTAGAGCAGGCTCTGGAAAAGACAGTAGCGTGGTATCGAAATTGGATGGAAGAAGATTATATTTTGTCAAAGCAACAACTGAATGACTATATCCGTCAGGCTAATCAGAATAGAGCTGTCTGGATAACTGCATAA
- a CDS encoding Uma2 family endonuclease, whose amino-acid sequence MEWSEVVDNPMFANLPFKIELTRFGKVLMSPASNEHGYIQSRLVTQFGKKENGIVITECSIQTAEGVKVADVAWLSDDFVKQHGFTTPYPKAPELCVEIMPPSNSMVEMNEKIQLYLATGAVEVWVVHGLDKIECHSKSGIIEQSNIFPNL is encoded by the coding sequence ATGGAGTGGTCAGAAGTTGTTGATAACCCGATGTTTGCCAACTTGCCGTTTAAGATAGAGTTAACTAGGTTCGGCAAAGTGCTTATGAGCCCAGCTTCGAATGAACATGGTTACATTCAAAGTCGATTGGTAACGCAGTTTGGGAAAAAAGAGAATGGCATTGTCATTACTGAATGCTCAATTCAAACCGCCGAAGGGGTAAAAGTAGCGGATGTGGCATGGTTATCCGATGATTTTGTCAAACAACATGGATTCACTACACCCTATCCAAAAGCACCGGAGTTGTGTGTTGAAATTATGCCGCCATCCAATTCGATGGTTGAAATGAACGAAAAAATCCAACTCTATCTGGCAACAGGGGCAGTAGAGGTTTGGGTTGTTCATGGTTTGGACAAAATTGAATGCCATAGCAAGAGTGGAATCATAGAGCAATCAAACATCTTTCCAAATTTATAA
- a CDS encoding Uma2 family endonuclease yields MEWSEVVDNPMLANLPFKIELNRFGKLLMSPVSNEHGRVQMRLGTRLAQKNSGEVISECSIQTSRGVKVADVAWLSDSFVAQYGFTTPYPKAPELCVEIVSPSNSMEEMREKIQLYLEAGAVEVWIVKGLDSVQIFNVAGEVEQSQYFSV; encoded by the coding sequence ATGGAGTGGTCAGAAGTTGTTGATAACCCGATGCTTGCCAACTTACCGTTTAAGATTGAGCTAAACCGGTTTGGCAAACTATTGATGAGTCCGGTATCGAATGAGCATGGCCGTGTACAAATGCGCTTAGGTACCCGTTTAGCTCAGAAAAATAGTGGTGAAGTGATTAGCGAATGCTCTATCCAAACCAGTAGAGGCGTTAAAGTTGCCGATGTAGCTTGGCTTTCCGATTCATTTGTGGCGCAGTACGGTTTTACAACGCCCTATCCCAAAGCGCCGGAGTTATGTGTTGAAATTGTGTCTCCATCTAACTCAATGGAAGAGATGCGAGAGAAGATTCAGCTCTATCTGGAAGCGGGTGCGGTAGAGGTATGGATTGTAAAGGGGTTGGATAGTGTGCAGATTTTTAATGTGGCAGGCGAAGTGGAGCAATCGCAATACTTTTCGGTATAG
- a CDS encoding DUF4351 domain-containing protein, whose amino-acid sequence MNQLIEAVPGGLQIYMPSQRYHLLDEGRTAYDIANNHFSDILELENNPDLKQIEAVVARLTKQLKGEHNRELRRAFTIWINRMVLKRLAPADKLPKINELSEVQSMLAERMTQLTEEWKQQGVQLGVQLGEKQGVQKGERKILERQIIRRFGFNALSNELRQKLASATIEELEQWGDNILDAQTLEEVFL is encoded by the coding sequence GTGAATCAGTTAATTGAAGCCGTTCCCGGTGGATTACAGATCTATATGCCAAGCCAGCGCTACCACCTGCTCGACGAGGGGCGTACCGCATACGATATCGCCAATAACCACTTTAGTGATATTCTGGAGTTGGAGAATAATCCGGATCTAAAGCAGATAGAGGCCGTGGTCGCCCGGCTGACTAAACAGCTTAAGGGGGAGCACAATCGTGAACTGCGTCGCGCTTTTACTATCTGGATTAACCGTATGGTACTTAAACGCCTGGCACCGGCGGACAAACTACCCAAAATCAATGAGTTAAGCGAGGTACAATCGATGTTAGCGGAGCGAATGACCCAGTTGACCGAAGAGTGGAAACAGCAGGGGGTACAGCTGGGGGTACAGCTAGGGGAAAAGCAGGGCGTGCAAAAAGGTGAGCGCAAAATATTAGAGCGGCAAATCATCCGCCGTTTTGGTTTTAATGCGCTCAGTAACGAACTACGGCAGAAGCTGGCAAGCGCCACAATCGAAGAGCTGGAGCAGTGGGGGGATAATATTTTAGATGCCCAAACACTGGAAGAGGTGTTTTTGTAG